Proteins co-encoded in one Brassica oleracea var. oleracea cultivar TO1000 chromosome C4, BOL, whole genome shotgun sequence genomic window:
- the LOC106339223 gene encoding probable polygalacturonase At2g43860 translates to MIHKTSGLLLLPLTLIFLDFILISSLAKPTPITSLSVLTYGAKPDGSKDSTKAFLAAWQVACASPNPTTIIVPKGRFLVGNLVFQGTKCTNAPISFRIAGSIIAPEDYKIIASSLQWIMFDGVTNVSIYGGVLDAQGSSLWKCKNSGGKKCPTGAKTLLFTDSNNISIYGLTSINSQKFHIVIDQSNNVKIDGVNVFADGDSPNTDGIHIENSHSVNITNSRIGTGDDCISIGPGSTYVSIQGIQCGPGHGISIGSLGRSEDEQGVENVIVSNVDFMSTDNGVRIKTWGKDSKSFVRNIVFQHIKMKMVKNPIIINQHYCLDKPCPKKESGVEISNVRYEDIQGTSKTEVAVMLDCSKEKPCTDIVMRNVNLVLQMVKGSAQASCNNANGLANDIVVPFTPCLKRDMLLI, encoded by the exons ATGATTCACAAAACATCAGGTCTTCTTCTTCTTCCTCTGACTCTCATCTTTCTTGATTTCATCCTAATCTCATCATTAGCCAAACCGACCCCAATCACATCCCTCAGTGTCTTAACCTACGGAGCTAAACCAGATGGCTCAAAAGACTCAACCAAAGCCTTCTTAGCCGCATGGCAAGTCGCATGTGCCTCTCCTAATCCCACAACTATTATTGTACCAAAAGGACGGTTCTTGGTCGGAAACCTTGTATTCCAAGGCACCAAGTGTACGAATGCTCCAATATCTTTTCGTATAGCCGGTTCAATTATTGCTCCGGAAGACTATAAAATTATCGCAAGCTCACTACAGTGGATCATGTTCGATGGAGTCACTAATGTTTCAATCTACGGTGGTGTACTTGACGCACAAGGCTCTAGTTTGTGGAAATGCAAGAACAGTGGTGGCAAAAAATGCCCTACTGGTGCTAAG ACTTTGTTATTTACTGATTCGAATAACATCAGTATCTACGGTTTAACTTCGATCAATAGCCAGAAGTTCCATATAGTTATCGACCAAAGCAATAACGTTAAGATTGACGGCGTTAATGTTTTTGCTGATGGGGATAGTCCTAACACCGATGGGATTCACATCGAGAACTCTCACTCAGTGAATATCACTAACTCAAGAATTGGAACCGGGGACGACTGCATCTCCATCGGTCCAGGATCCACTTATGTTTCTATACAAGGCATTCAATGCGGTCCAGGCCATGGCATCAG TATTGGAAGTCTCGGGAGATCCGAGGACGAGCAAGGAGTGGAGAACGTGATCGTGAGTAACGTGGACTTCATGTCAACTGATAACGGAGTTAGGATCAAGACATGGGGAAAAGATAGCAAGAGTTTCGTACGAAACATTGTTTTCCAACATATTAAAATGAAGATGGTCAAGAACCCGATTATCATAAATCAACACTATTGTCTTGACAAACCTTGCCCTAAAAAG GAATCTGGAGTTGAAATATCAAATGTGAGATATGAAGATATACAAGGGACATCGAAAACGGAAGTGGCGGTTATGTTGGACTGTAGTAAGGAGAAACCATGTACCGATATTGTAATGCGCAATGTGAATCTCGTCTTGCAAATGGTTAAAGGATCGGCTCAGGCTTCTTGCAACAATGCAAATGGATTAGCTAATGATATTGTTGTCCCGTTCACTCCTTGTCTGAAGAGAGACATGCTTTTGATATGA